Proteins found in one Gammaproteobacteria bacterium genomic segment:
- a CDS encoding adenylyl-sulfate reductase, translated as MFNTNPFAELSAFISPEVMQYYVILMFILVVVGTILDMMHKKSAEYFFENAEKAKKSAKRTLGGGEKVSLAVATVANEVLTSAEFKVRPARRYSHLLTMYGFIVFVVCTALLIFRHTGAEASAAPAAVTTLWHVGAIMLCLGGYWFWFFIRVDVSSEGVKWYNFNGRGDIFIVSLITMGTFALLWSGTQNMILFGLFILSSTLLFSTVFWSKFAHMFFKPAAAFQKRCIKADGSYENLPELGDLSDPALQAKFPDIPEYMGTNPPNMGQGIKREAPTHF; from the coding sequence ATGTTTAATACCAACCCCTTTGCCGAGCTCTCAGCATTTATATCGCCTGAAGTGATGCAATATTATGTAATTCTGATGTTCATCCTCGTTGTTGTTGGCACAATTCTCGATATGATGCACAAAAAAAGTGCAGAGTACTTCTTTGAAAATGCTGAAAAAGCTAAAAAGAGCGCAAAACGCACTCTAGGCGGTGGTGAGAAGGTATCTTTGGCTGTCGCGACAGTCGCTAATGAGGTTCTAACCTCTGCTGAATTCAAAGTCAGACCAGCTCGACGTTATTCCCACCTTTTGACTATGTATGGCTTTATCGTTTTTGTTGTTTGTACGGCATTGCTTATTTTCCGCCATACAGGTGCAGAAGCTTCAGCAGCTCCAGCAGCTGTAACAACTTTATGGCACGTTGGTGCAATCATGTTATGTCTTGGTGGTTACTGGTTCTGGTTCTTCATCCGCGTAGACGTCTCTTCTGAAGGTGTCAAATGGTATAACTTTAATGGTCGTGGAGATATTTTCATCGTCTCCCTGATCACTATGGGAACATTTGCATTACTTTGGTCTGGCACTCAAAACATGATCTTGTTTGGACTATTTATCCTGTCTAGCACCCTCCTGTTCTCAACAGTGTTCTGGTCTAAGTTTGCACATATGTTCTTCAAACCTGCGGCGGCTTTCCAAAAGCGTTGTATTAAAGCTGATGGTTCATATGAGAATTTGCCAGAGCTAGGAGATCTTTCAGACCCTGCTCTTCAAGCAAAATTTCCGGATATCCCAGAATATATGGGCACAAATCCACCTAACATGGGGCAAGGTATCAAGCGAGAAGCCCCAACCCATTTCTAA
- the aprB gene encoding adenylyl-sulfate reductase subunit beta, whose amino-acid sequence MPTFVYMTRCDGCGHCVDICPSDIMHIDTTTRRAYNIEPNMCWECYSCVKACPHNAIDVRGYADFAPLGHSVRVIRDEEKGVIAWRIKFRNGKKDMNLLAPITTKPWGTAIPKLSEESAPSKDMTDSQLLFNEPKYIRLDEGGLHTLESNGLKMKEGVYY is encoded by the coding sequence ATGCCTACATTTGTATATATGACTCGTTGCGATGGTTGTGGACATTGCGTTGATATCTGCCCATCAGACATCATGCACATCGACACAACGACTCGACGTGCTTACAACATCGAACCCAACATGTGCTGGGAGTGCTACTCCTGTGTTAAAGCATGCCCACATAATGCTATCGACGTTCGTGGATATGCAGACTTTGCACCACTAGGTCACTCAGTTCGAGTAATTCGAGATGAAGAGAAAGGTGTTATTGCCTGGAGGATTAAATTCCGTAACGGCAAGAAAGACATGAATCTTCTTGCTCCTATTACTACTAAACCTTGGGGTACAGCCATTCCAAAACTTTCGGAAGAATCTGCTCCTAGCAAGGATATGACTGATAGCCAATTACTTTTCAATGAGCCGAAATACATTCGCCTAGATGAAGGTGGTTTACACACACTTGAGTCAAACGGCTTGAAGATGAAAGAAGGGGTGTACTACTAA
- the aprA gene encoding adenylyl-sulfate reductase subunit alpha — MGYKTIVEDDIDVLITGAGMAGTGAAFESRYWGKDKKIVIAEKANIDRSGAVAQGLYAINTYMGTRFGENNPEDHVRYARMDLMGMVREDLLFDMARHVDSAVHQFEEWGLPLMRDPKTGAYQREGRWQIMIHGESYKPIVAEAAKKSADKVFNRICVTHLLMDDAKENRVAGAVGFNVRTGDYHVFKSKTVVCAAGGASNIFKPRSVGEGAGRVWYAPWSSGSAYGLLIEAGAKMTQMENRIVLARFKDGYGPVGAYFLHLKTYTQNGVGEEYESKWFPELSKMVGKEYLDTEGQHLSHKPIPTCLRNHAFINEVNAGRGPIHMVTMEAFQDPHLEEIGWHNFLGMTVGQAVLWAATDVDPKYENPELTTSEPYVMGSHATGCGAWVSGPEDIAPEEYFWGYNRMTTVEGLFGAGDAAGGTPHAFSSGSFTEGRLAAKAACKYIDDGKAEGIKVSQEQIDKRGKQIFKPMEHYKIYRNEITAGSVNPNYINPRQGLDRLQKLMDEYAGGVTVSYMTNDKLLNIGLKKMKMLEEDLEKIAAEDIHELLRAWELKHRQLSSEAVLQHTLFRKETRWPGYYYRGDAMKLDDQNWHVLTVSRRDPKTGEYTMEKAPCYHLVSDEEEKVA, encoded by the coding sequence ATGGGTTACAAAACTATAGTTGAAGACGACATTGATGTTCTGATCACGGGTGCAGGCATGGCTGGTACTGGTGCTGCTTTTGAGTCCAGATATTGGGGTAAAGACAAAAAAATTGTCATTGCTGAAAAAGCGAATATCGATCGTTCTGGTGCAGTTGCACAGGGCCTCTATGCAATCAACACATACATGGGAACCCGTTTCGGTGAAAACAATCCGGAAGATCATGTGCGTTATGCGCGCATGGATTTGATGGGAATGGTACGTGAAGATTTACTATTCGACATGGCAAGACACGTAGATTCAGCGGTTCACCAATTCGAAGAATGGGGTTTACCACTGATGCGTGACCCTAAAACTGGTGCGTATCAGCGTGAAGGCCGATGGCAGATTATGATTCACGGAGAGTCATACAAGCCTATCGTCGCAGAAGCCGCAAAGAAATCTGCAGATAAAGTATTTAACCGTATCTGTGTAACCCATCTATTAATGGATGACGCCAAAGAAAATCGAGTTGCAGGTGCTGTTGGTTTTAACGTTCGTACTGGTGACTACCACGTATTCAAATCAAAAACTGTTGTCTGTGCTGCTGGTGGCGCGTCAAATATCTTTAAGCCACGTTCAGTGGGTGAAGGTGCTGGTCGTGTTTGGTATGCACCATGGTCATCAGGCTCTGCTTATGGCTTGCTAATTGAAGCTGGCGCTAAAATGACACAGATGGAAAACCGTATTGTGTTAGCACGATTCAAAGATGGATATGGACCGGTAGGCGCGTACTTCCTGCATCTTAAGACATATACACAAAATGGTGTTGGCGAAGAGTATGAATCAAAGTGGTTCCCTGAATTATCAAAAATGGTTGGTAAAGAATACCTTGATACTGAAGGACAACATTTATCTCATAAGCCAATTCCAACATGTCTACGTAACCATGCATTCATAAACGAAGTAAACGCAGGTCGCGGACCGATTCACATGGTCACTATGGAAGCATTCCAAGATCCTCATTTGGAAGAAATTGGTTGGCATAACTTCTTAGGTATGACTGTCGGTCAAGCAGTACTTTGGGCTGCAACTGACGTTGATCCTAAGTATGAGAACCCTGAATTAACTACTTCAGAGCCTTATGTTATGGGTTCACATGCAACCGGTTGTGGCGCATGGGTTTCTGGTCCAGAAGATATTGCTCCAGAAGAGTATTTCTGGGGTTACAATCGCATGACTACCGTTGAAGGTCTATTCGGAGCTGGTGATGCTGCGGGTGGTACACCACACGCATTCTCTTCGGGTTCATTTACTGAAGGACGATTGGCTGCTAAAGCTGCTTGCAAATACATTGACGATGGTAAAGCAGAAGGCATCAAAGTATCTCAAGAGCAGATTGACAAGCGCGGCAAGCAAATTTTCAAACCGATGGAGCATTACAAAATCTATCGCAATGAAATCACTGCAGGTAGTGTTAACCCTAATTACATCAACCCACGTCAAGGTCTTGATCGCTTGCAGAAGCTAATGGACGAATATGCTGGTGGTGTAACAGTTAGCTACATGACCAACGACAAGCTACTTAACATCGGTCTGAAGAAGATGAAGATGCTTGAGGAAGACTTAGAGAAGATTGCTGCTGAAGATATCCATGAGCTACTTCGCGCATGGGAATTGAAGCATCGTCAACTTTCTTCTGAAGCTGTGTTACAACACACTTTATTCCGTAAGGAAACTCGTTGGCCTGGATACTACTACCGTGGCGACGCGATGAAACTAGATGACCAAAACTGGCATGTATTAACTGTTTCACGTCGTGATCCAAAAACTGGTGAGTACACCATGGAAAAAGCACCTTGCTATCACTTAGTAAGTGATGAAGAGGAAAAGGTTGCGTAA
- a CDS encoding peptidylprolyl isomerase has protein sequence MKDIVTNGKLVELTYKIIDSKSNEVLTSVEYPIGYIHGVTEAFAPQVTAALEGKVTGDVIDAPIDCNKLYGARDESLVFTDHIDNVPEEYREVGMNILMENDQGDTKSFLVTRVDEKSVTIDGNNPLCGREVVFKLEILTVRDATPEEIEVGGPVNAEPDISEIVGKDQHVKPIN, from the coding sequence ATGAAAGACATAGTCACTAATGGAAAGCTTGTTGAATTGACATATAAAATCATCGATTCAAAATCTAATGAAGTTCTGACATCCGTCGAATATCCAATAGGCTATATTCATGGAGTGACTGAAGCCTTTGCACCTCAGGTCACTGCTGCGCTGGAAGGAAAAGTTACTGGCGACGTCATTGACGCTCCCATTGACTGCAATAAATTATATGGTGCACGTGATGAGTCACTCGTGTTTACTGACCATATTGATAACGTGCCAGAAGAATACCGCGAGGTCGGCATGAATATTCTGATGGAAAATGATCAGGGCGATACGAAGAGTTTCCTTGTGACCAGAGTCGACGAGAAATCTGTCACGATTGATGGCAACAATCCACTCTGTGGCCGCGAAGTAGTATTCAAACTTGAGATACTAACTGTGCGGGATGCAACGCCAGAAGAAATTGAAGTAGGTGGTCCAGTGAATGCTGAACCCGATATCAGTGAAATTGTAGGGAAAGATCAACACGTAAAACCTATTAATTAA
- a CDS encoding tetratricopeptide repeat protein, which yields MPHNLYAETLLTPGLNVPIVWRFQNKASHIIKLLDSDSPVCKALTQAIDRYGETFFEIAPNKETLIEWANSQKTLVDTADVRELRLGGAHVFQQAIELFQGLQMMVDKEADPAKWSAIHHNIGDVMGFIGQRSGSSHFLEQAAMSYELALEVRTLEKMPYEWASTQYSLGVVMQTLGQLEDDTSFLKQAADIFKQASTGLKREEHPDDWATALCSVGNVLCLLGTHRKGSRTLEQAVVVMRNAMAERTPDKSAYGWAITQNNVAATLQALGKHEEDIQSLEESIPIYDATLKALAKDDVPMMWAMVTANRASAMHALATESDHVEMALRAVSEFDAIAQLFASAELTAYQKLAEERRDESKKLVKLLQI from the coding sequence TTGCCTCACAACTTATATGCCGAAACGCTTTTAACCCCAGGACTAAACGTTCCAATCGTATGGCGTTTTCAAAACAAAGCCTCGCATATTATCAAACTACTCGATAGTGATTCCCCTGTATGTAAAGCATTGACTCAAGCGATTGATCGTTATGGTGAAACTTTCTTTGAAATAGCTCCTAATAAAGAAACACTGATTGAATGGGCTAATTCACAAAAAACATTAGTAGACACCGCCGATGTTAGAGAATTAAGACTTGGTGGCGCACATGTATTCCAGCAGGCCATCGAGCTATTCCAGGGTCTGCAAATGATGGTAGATAAAGAAGCTGACCCTGCAAAATGGTCTGCGATTCATCACAACATTGGTGACGTGATGGGCTTCATAGGACAACGCAGCGGTAGCTCACATTTTCTTGAACAAGCAGCCATGTCTTATGAGTTAGCACTAGAAGTTCGCACGCTTGAAAAGATGCCATATGAATGGGCCAGCACGCAATATAGTCTAGGCGTGGTCATGCAAACACTTGGACAACTTGAAGATGACACCAGTTTTTTAAAACAAGCTGCTGATATCTTTAAACAAGCCTCCACTGGCTTAAAAAGAGAGGAGCATCCAGACGACTGGGCAACTGCATTATGCAGTGTCGGTAATGTGCTCTGTCTACTGGGAACACATCGCAAAGGTTCACGAACACTAGAACAAGCCGTTGTTGTCATGCGAAACGCCATGGCGGAACGCACCCCAGATAAATCTGCCTATGGCTGGGCGATCACACAGAATAATGTTGCTGCTACTCTTCAAGCTTTAGGTAAGCATGAGGAAGACATCCAGTCTCTTGAAGAATCCATTCCTATATATGATGCCACCTTAAAAGCATTAGCAAAAGATGATGTACCGATGATGTGGGCAATGGTCACCGCGAATCGCGCATCAGCCATGCACGCACTAGCAACCGAATCAGATCATGTAGAGATGGCGTTAAGAGCAGTGTCTGAATTTGACGCCATTGCCCAGTTATTTGCCAGCGCAGAATTAACGGCTTATCAAAAACTAGCTGAAGAACGAAGAGATGAGTCTAAAAAGCTAGTCAAACTACTTCAGATTTAA
- a CDS encoding alkene reductase, with protein MKLFEEFSLSGLRLKNRIVMAPMTRARAGEQRIPNELMMEYYTQRASAGLIITEATTISKQANGWLHSPGIYNDEMVEGWRKIVNSVHQKDGKIFLQLWHCGRASHSSFHNGMPAMAPSAIKINGDYIHTPLGKQDHEIPKALSLEEIEQTKIDYRNAAKRAQDAEFDGIEIHSANGYLLDTFLQSKTNHREDMYGGSIEARYRMLDEVVKEVTSVCSASKVGVRLSPNGVFNDMGSKDYREQFTYVASQLDKYGLAYLHVMDGLGFGFHELGEPMTLSEFRNVFKNPIMGNTGYTQELAENALQHNDADLIAFGRPYISNPDLVEKFKNNLPLSPEADMSTWYTPAGKEGYIDFPSASL; from the coding sequence ATGAAATTATTTGAAGAATTTAGTCTTAGTGGACTTAGGTTAAAAAATCGCATTGTGATGGCTCCAATGACTCGAGCACGTGCTGGTGAACAACGCATTCCTAATGAATTGATGATGGAATATTACACACAGCGTGCATCAGCAGGTTTAATTATCACGGAAGCCACAACAATTTCAAAACAAGCAAATGGGTGGTTACATTCTCCAGGCATCTATAACGATGAAATGGTAGAAGGTTGGCGAAAAATTGTTAATTCAGTTCACCAAAAAGATGGAAAAATCTTCTTGCAACTATGGCATTGTGGTCGCGCCTCTCACAGCAGTTTTCATAATGGCATGCCTGCAATGGCTCCTTCTGCAATTAAAATTAATGGTGACTATATTCACACACCTCTTGGAAAACAAGATCATGAAATACCTAAAGCACTCTCTCTAGAAGAGATTGAGCAAACTAAAATTGATTACCGTAATGCTGCAAAGCGCGCACAAGATGCAGAGTTTGATGGTATTGAGATTCATTCAGCAAATGGCTATTTACTCGATACATTTCTTCAATCAAAAACTAATCATCGAGAGGATATGTACGGCGGCAGTATTGAAGCACGTTATCGCATGCTTGATGAAGTTGTAAAAGAGGTCACTTCGGTATGTTCTGCAAGTAAAGTAGGAGTTCGACTCTCACCAAATGGTGTATTTAATGATATGGGTTCTAAGGATTACCGCGAACAATTTACTTATGTTGCCAGTCAATTGGATAAATATGGATTAGCTTATTTGCATGTAATGGATGGTTTGGGATTTGGTTTTCATGAGTTAGGTGAACCCATGACTCTATCTGAATTTCGAAATGTATTCAAAAATCCTATCATGGGTAATACCGGCTATACACAAGAATTAGCAGAAAATGCCCTGCAACATAACGATGCAGATCTTATTGCATTTGGAAGACCCTATATAAGTAATCCTGATTTGGTAGAAAAGTTTAAAAACAACTTGCCTCTAAGCCCTGAGGCAGATATGTCAACGTGGTACACACCTGCTGGGAAAGAAGGGTATATTGATTTCCCAAGCGCAAGTCTCTAA
- a CDS encoding GNAT family N-acetyltransferase, with protein sequence MEFVVYSQWSQLPDSASLLFAECEKDSLFFSRIWLENLTAHALADHQSIRLICVVEGETILAILPMIESSRDGLRALSNHFTTLYSLLIFNHSQQDAVMTCMAKGLSRMSVSAIRLEPIDVSDSNMIKLSQCMEACGFKSHYYFRFYNWRHPVNGQSFNEYMAERPANIQNMIKRKQRKLEREQEYEIRLYQNLQIDRALADYQEVYLASWKANEYFTDFTPSLVHRLSEMGWLRLAILYIEEKPVAAQIWVVVHGKANIYRLAYDQRWKNYSPGSILTQYLMRHVIDTDKVVEIDFLTGNERYKQDWMSVQKELAGTHFVKELSEINWFGQIIKLFMSKR encoded by the coding sequence ATGGAATTCGTAGTTTACAGCCAATGGAGCCAACTGCCTGACAGCGCTAGTTTATTGTTTGCTGAGTGTGAGAAGGACTCACTATTTTTTTCCAGAATCTGGCTAGAGAACCTGACTGCTCATGCGTTGGCAGACCATCAGTCAATACGCCTTATTTGTGTGGTGGAGGGTGAAACTATTTTAGCTATTTTGCCAATGATAGAAAGTTCTCGAGATGGATTGAGGGCATTAAGCAATCACTTCACCACGCTATATTCTTTATTGATTTTCAATCATAGCCAACAAGATGCTGTTATGACTTGTATGGCGAAGGGGTTGTCTCGGATGAGTGTCTCAGCTATTCGACTCGAACCGATTGATGTTAGTGACAGCAATATGATTAAGTTAAGTCAATGTATGGAAGCATGTGGGTTTAAAAGTCATTATTACTTCCGCTTTTATAATTGGCGTCATCCAGTAAACGGCCAATCATTCAATGAATACATGGCTGAGCGACCTGCCAATATTCAAAATATGATTAAACGTAAACAGCGAAAACTGGAACGTGAGCAGGAATATGAAATTCGTTTATATCAAAATCTGCAAATTGATCGCGCGTTGGCTGATTATCAGGAGGTTTATCTCGCCAGTTGGAAAGCTAATGAATACTTTACGGATTTCACGCCAAGCTTAGTTCATAGATTATCTGAAATGGGCTGGTTACGATTAGCAATTCTATATATTGAAGAAAAACCTGTGGCAGCCCAGATATGGGTTGTGGTTCATGGTAAAGCGAATATTTACAGACTCGCCTATGATCAGCGTTGGAAAAATTATTCACCTGGATCAATATTAACTCAATACTTAATGCGTCATGTCATTGATACTGACAAAGTCGTAGAAATTGATTTTCTAACAGGGAATGAACGTTACAAGCAGGATTGGATGTCAGTGCAAAAAGAGCTTGCTGGGACACACTTTGTGAAAGAGCTCAGTGAAATAAATTGGTTTGGCCAAATTATTAAGTTATTTATGAGTAAGCGTTAG
- a CDS encoding multicopper oxidase domain-containing protein, which translates to MNSNSTKLPRDCQQVSQEYEFEVIAETSYAVEFPGNIFGLSQHEYKVEPCSRITVTFINQDEVRHQWMVHGLPKYLYDAGMFHLEAAGGQQQTGTFIVPSEDKTYLVHCDIAQHMEKGMKAQLVVGKGNGDLWGVPSISNNFYMDTYLPSYSKLLVIIAFIIGVAVTTFIILNKQ; encoded by the coding sequence ATGAATTCAAATAGCACTAAGTTGCCACGTGATTGTCAACAAGTATCCCAAGAATATGAATTTGAAGTTATTGCTGAAACTTCCTATGCCGTTGAGTTCCCTGGAAATATTTTTGGTTTGAGCCAGCATGAATATAAAGTCGAACCTTGTAGTCGTATTACAGTAACTTTTATCAACCAGGATGAGGTTAGACATCAATGGATGGTGCACGGATTGCCAAAATATCTTTACGATGCAGGCATGTTTCACTTGGAAGCAGCAGGAGGTCAGCAACAAACAGGAACATTCATTGTGCCTAGCGAAGATAAAACTTACTTGGTGCACTGTGACATTGCGCAGCACATGGAAAAGGGAATGAAAGCTCAGTTGGTAGTTGGCAAAGGCAATGGAGATTTATGGGGTGTGCCAAGTATCAGTAATAATTTCTATATGGATACTTATCTTCCTAGCTATAGCAAGTTGCTTGTCATTATCGCATTTATTATTGGTGTGGCAGTGACTACTTTTATAATTCTAAACAAACAGTAG
- a CDS encoding multicopper oxidase domain-containing protein codes for MKLRWPLLLSVTIAIVCLPSHWYPMPVRLQIAKIFGSSNFQSSPESMPMTMPSDIDDACLEDVAGWRKQQTIESVTIEKSSTCIVDNPYAVAAFVRGTNNVSDHVLHQSGLTPDSIEKHTDIDGDGDPDLIHIRLEVVELNGMSPQSKEPATQFSIAPGIKPGFWVFAPKHFGMATKNFESSESRELLRAPSPTIRVEQGDKVQITLENSHYMPHTIHFHGVDHAFVDDNGEGNDGVPIASEMPVLPGKARTYEMQPRNSGTKFYHCHVQPHVHVMMGLQGMFVIEENRPNNWVQTLNIGAGQIRSASVASKEKYDSEYDLHYMDIDADLSSRIQKFNDARLITKSMHREYDITDATQDYFTLNGRSFPYTFQESLVIVKPDQKIKLRIANGGRESLAFHTHGHNVTITHHDGNPSPPASQLKRDVVFIAPAQRIDLDLDTKNDGLHSYGEGIWLFHDHQYKSVTTDGIGPGGHISAIVYEKYLQDDGWPKTLGVGWNKYFTEAYYRKEQPIWESYAPGLFSDTGTDKTLLIRLIIIAIAFSVMLITLIAIIISPKRW; via the coding sequence TATCTGTAACAATCGCCATTGTCTGCTTGCCTTCTCATTGGTATCCAATGCCTGTACGTCTTCAAATTGCAAAAATTTTTGGTTCAAGTAATTTCCAGTCTTCCCCAGAATCAATGCCAATGACAATGCCAAGTGATATTGATGATGCTTGCTTAGAGGATGTTGCTGGCTGGCGTAAACAGCAAACAATAGAATCTGTGACTATAGAGAAATCATCCACTTGTATTGTAGATAATCCTTATGCAGTAGCAGCTTTTGTGCGTGGTACGAATAATGTGTCTGATCATGTGCTTCATCAAAGTGGATTGACGCCTGACTCTATTGAAAAACATACTGATATTGATGGTGACGGTGACCCAGATCTGATTCATATTCGGTTGGAAGTGGTTGAATTGAATGGCATGTCTCCACAATCTAAAGAGCCAGCAACACAATTTTCTATTGCGCCTGGAATAAAGCCCGGGTTTTGGGTATTTGCACCTAAACATTTTGGTATGGCGACTAAAAATTTTGAATCATCAGAATCGCGAGAACTTTTAAGAGCGCCATCTCCAACAATACGTGTTGAACAGGGAGATAAGGTCCAAATCACTCTAGAGAATAGCCATTACATGCCCCATACAATTCATTTTCATGGAGTTGACCATGCATTTGTAGATGATAATGGTGAAGGTAATGATGGAGTGCCAATTGCAAGTGAAATGCCTGTACTTCCAGGGAAAGCGCGCACATACGAAATGCAGCCTCGCAATAGCGGTACGAAATTCTATCACTGTCATGTGCAGCCGCATGTGCATGTCATGATGGGATTGCAGGGAATGTTTGTCATTGAAGAGAATAGACCCAATAACTGGGTGCAAACTTTAAATATTGGTGCTGGGCAGATTCGTTCTGCTTCTGTTGCCAGTAAAGAAAAGTATGATAGTGAATACGATCTACATTATATGGATATCGATGCTGATCTTAGTAGTCGTATTCAAAAGTTTAACGATGCACGTTTAATAACAAAGTCGATGCATCGTGAATATGATATTACTGATGCAACACAAGATTATTTCACTTTAAATGGCCGTTCATTTCCTTACACGTTTCAAGAATCTCTTGTAATTGTTAAGCCTGATCAGAAAATTAAACTACGTATTGCTAATGGTGGAAGAGAAAGCCTTGCTTTTCATACGCATGGACACAACGTTACTATTACCCATCATGATGGCAATCCTAGTCCTCCCGCTTCACAACTTAAACGAGATGTTGTCTTCATTGCTCCAGCGCAGAGAATAGATTTAGATCTAGATACTAAGAATGATGGTCTACACTCTTATGGTGAAGGTATATGGTTGTTCCACGATCACCAATATAAAAGTGTTACTACAGATGGAATAGGTCCGGGTGGGCATATAAGCGCGATTGTTTACGAAAAATATTTGCAGGATGACGGTTGGCCAAAGACATTGGGAGTGGGCTGGAATAAATATTTTACAGAAGCATATTATCGTAAAGAACAGCCAATATGGGAAAGTTATGCTCCAGGATTATTTTCGGATACAGGCACTGACAAGACACTATTAATTCGTTTGATTATTATTGCGATAGCGTTCAGCGTGATGTTGATCACTTTAATAGCAATCATTATTTCTCCAAAGCGCTGGTAA